In Methanofollis sp., a single window of DNA contains:
- a CDS encoding restriction endonuclease — protein MFCPECGTPLTSTNAKFCPECGTKLTQETSVPNTVKIQTSPPPSDDDWSDPIDWSEEEYTEEGKPPSANVYELGTKLEEIVDSIYQAEGYKTERRVRMPGQGGYTNEIDVIARRGRKQVAIECKNFTSAVGIKEVRDFSKKLDDLGQGWQGVFVAFNDLTIDAQNFAESRNIEIFSHEDIKEKWFAVSAGRVSRRGEKLNLKFALPIKSDYIAVTTLPLQNNHLIEVSDATLTFHPYIKIPYSFKAQVYDPTKKLHKFSDDGIVVIDLLDGKVLNRQAEKGGSIFNSLSTSKQSTDNAQTLQTFNEVLNNSPSPEYSITIGSDYQITELKPEITKRTVERVAIEYITAKNTSDITYTPSKGDTILDSKRRKFIPRRGDVKLFKSEMVSVPKWAVHFNAFGTIYTKEVFAHSGTVLENTIRYCPQHFKFGVINIKKEAVAVCEVCGKACCSEHITQCPVCGKWVCNEHASTCSSCGKTFCKEHASTICSVCNMPLCSDCEVECPICNRTYGSDHTQICDRCGTAACSQCITTSGLFRKTRVCKNCQ, from the coding sequence ATGTTTTGTCCTGAATGCGGAACGCCACTAACGAGCACCAATGCAAAATTTTGCCCTGAGTGTGGTACCAAATTAACACAAGAAACATCAGTCCCTAACACTGTAAAGATTCAAACCTCTCCTCCTCCTTCTGATGACGATTGGTCGGATCCTATCGATTGGTCGGAGGAAGAGTACACAGAAGAGGGGAAGCCGCCTTCTGCGAATGTCTACGAGCTTGGAACAAAATTGGAAGAAATTGTCGACTCGATTTATCAGGCCGAGGGCTACAAGACTGAAAGACGGGTCAGAATGCCTGGACAGGGGGGTTATACAAACGAAATCGATGTCATTGCCAGAAGAGGAAGAAAGCAGGTTGCCATCGAATGTAAGAATTTTACATCCGCAGTCGGCATAAAAGAAGTTCGGGACTTTTCCAAGAAACTTGATGACCTCGGCCAGGGCTGGCAGGGAGTTTTTGTCGCCTTCAACGACTTAACTATCGACGCTCAGAATTTTGCGGAGAGCAGGAACATCGAAATCTTCAGTCACGAAGACATCAAGGAAAAGTGGTTTGCTGTCTCTGCCGGAAGGGTCAGTCGGAGAGGAGAAAAACTGAATTTAAAATTTGCTCTGCCAATAAAATCAGATTATATTGCGGTAACGACGCTGCCGCTACAGAACAACCATCTGATTGAGGTGAGCGATGCCACGCTCACCTTCCATCCGTACATAAAAATACCCTACAGTTTCAAAGCCCAGGTCTACGATCCCACCAAGAAACTCCACAAGTTTTCCGATGACGGCATAGTCGTGATCGATCTTCTGGACGGCAAGGTGCTCAACAGGCAGGCAGAGAAGGGAGGCTCGATTTTTAACTCGCTGAGTACCTCGAAGCAGAGCACCGATAACGCTCAAACACTCCAGACATTCAATGAAGTATTGAATAATTCTCCATCACCTGAATATTCCATTACGATCGGTTCGGATTATCAGATCACCGAACTGAAACCCGAAATCACCAAGCGGACGGTCGAAAGAGTTGCCATAGAATATATCACGGCGAAGAATACGAGCGATATAACGTACACTCCTTCAAAGGGGGATACCATTCTGGATAGCAAACGCCGGAAGTTCATCCCGAGAAGAGGCGATGTAAAACTCTTCAAGAGTGAAATGGTTTCCGTTCCCAAATGGGCCGTTCATTTCAACGCATTCGGCACGATTTATACGAAAGAAGTGTTTGCCCACTCCGGAACAGTCCTTGAAAACACCATTCGCTATTGCCCTCAGCATTTCAAGTTCGGTGTCATTAACATCAAGAAAGAGGCCGTCGCCGTTTGTGAGGTGTGCGGAAAAGCCTGTTGTAGTGAGCACATTACACAATGCCCTGTCTGCGGGAAATGGGTCTGTAACGAACATGCTTCGACCTGCAGTTCCTGCGGCAAGACATTCTGTAAAGAGCACGCCAGTACGATCTGTTCGGTATGCAATATGCCGCTCTGCTCTGACTGCGAGGTTGAGTGCCCGATCTGCAACAGAACATACGGGTCAGATCATACCCAGATCTGCGACAGGTGTGGGACAGCGGCCTGCTCGCAGTGTATTACTACATCAGGATTATTTCGAAAGACGAGGGTCTGTAAGAATTGTCAATAA
- the radB gene encoding DNA repair and recombination protein RadB, whose translation MKLSRLSTGSEPLDTLLGGGLERRTITQIYGEPGCGKSTISVMAAVSCLKGGESVIYIDTEGFSAERFEQIAGEEATALADRLYLYEPVDFVQEGIMVNECEALLRSKNVGLIVMDSATALYRSELGTTKDALRVLSQHMVRLLGYAKKYEVPVLITNQVYMDVDTDAFFGLGGTALGHISKAILRIEKRESKRRVVLEKHRSRPTDISFDYVIVNEGIRRV comes from the coding sequence ATGAAGCTGTCCAGACTGAGCACGGGTTCCGAGCCTCTCGACACCCTCCTCGGCGGCGGCCTGGAGAGGCGGACGATCACGCAGATCTACGGCGAGCCCGGCTGCGGCAAGAGCACGATATCCGTCATGGCGGCGGTCTCCTGCCTGAAGGGGGGGGAGTCTGTCATCTACATCGACACCGAGGGCTTCTCGGCCGAACGCTTCGAGCAGATTGCGGGCGAGGAGGCGACGGCCCTTGCCGACCGCCTGTACCTGTACGAGCCCGTCGACTTCGTGCAGGAGGGCATCATGGTCAACGAGTGCGAGGCCCTCCTCAGGTCGAAGAACGTCGGCCTCATCGTGATGGACTCGGCGACGGCCCTGTACCGTTCCGAACTCGGGACGACGAAGGACGCCCTCCGCGTCCTCTCCCAGCACATGGTCCGCCTCCTCGGCTATGCGAAGAAGTACGAGGTGCCGGTGCTGATCACGAACCAGGTGTACATGGACGTGGACACCGACGCCTTCTTCGGCCTCGGGGGCACGGCCCTCGGCCACATTTCCAAGGCGATCCTGCGGATCGAGAAGAGGGAGAGCAAGAGGCGGGTCGTCCTCGAAAAGCACCGCTCCCGCCCGACCGATATCTCGTTCGATTATGTGATTGTGAATGAGGGGATCAGGCGGGTATAG